GTACTCCACAGAGGAGATATAGCCACGCGCGACCCTCTCGAAATCCACGAGGATTGAACGCCCGTCTGCGCCGAGACGAGCTATCTCGACGTTCAGCAAAGCGTCCGCCCCCCCCACCGCCCGAGGATAAAGGGCGGATGCCTCCCGGAAATAAGCCTCGTAATGGGATTTTAGCCCATGGACATCGCCATAGCGATGGTCGGCATGCTCCCGGCTGAGTTCCACCATCCAGGCAAGGTCCGTTACAATCTCCCGGCCCGTCTCGTTGGCCCTTAGGGCATAATCACGCTCTCCTGTAACGAATGCATCCTCGTAAAGCCTTAGTTGCTTCCGGTAGCGATTCAGAACTTCGCCTCCCTTGAGAGCCAGCGGAAAATCAACCCGGCGCAGGTGGTCGAGGTTCTGGGAAAAGTGGAAGTTCGAGTAGTAACTGGAAAGGGTCGCAACCAGGTAACCCACAAAAGCCACGAGAACACAGAGCCATACCTTAGTGCGAATGCTGCGGGGAAGCTTCATTTGCGGACCTCGAGGGCTCTGACCGAAGTATCCAGGGCATCGGGCGAAATATAACCAACCGCATCCCGATTAGAGGCCACGAACGACTTCACTTCGGAATCACCCCTGAGAGAGCGCGGAGGGATAGCCGTTCCGGTAAAAAGGGCCTTCTTCCAGTAGGTGGCATACTGCAGGGGCGAACGGCCCAGCAGTTCCCTGACAAAGGCGGCATGAATCCTTTTCCCCTCCTGGAGAACAATGGTGACGGAATGGCCGCCTGGCCAGACGGTCTTTTTCCCTAAGAAAATGAGGTTTGCTTCTTGCTCGGTGATGGAATTAACCGGATTGTTCCGGTTGACAACGAGGACATAGCCTGCCGCACGCTCCGCCGCCGGAACGGCAGCGGCCAACAAGAGGAGAACCAGGGTGATGTGCAGACAATGCTTCATCGCATATACCGCCCTTTGGGGCTAGAAATTGTACGAGACCTTAACAACACCGTAACCCCAGCGCCGCTTAATGTTCTGTAGACTGTTATAAAGCTCTAGGTAGAGTGCGGCACCGTCCACCTCATGCCATTCGGCCTTGACGGTCCACGACGGGGTGAGGTCGAAACGGACGCCGGCACCGAAATCTTTGCGCCATGCTAAATAATCCGGCTTCCCCTGGCGGGTGAAGTATGTGCCGTCGTGGTCGTGCTTGTCGCTGTAGAAGAGATCATAGAGCAGCGAAAGGCTCACCTGCTCGTTGAAGGCCCAGGTCCCCATCACGTACCACTCCTGGGTCCGGCCATCCACGGTGCGAGTGCCGAAAAGCTTCTGCTCGCGGTCGGTTTCGGCATACTCGCCAGCCAGGGTAAGGGGCCCGTTCACATACTCAAGGGAATAGACATACTTGCCGCGAATGGCCAGGTCTCCCGAAGGGAGCGCCCCGTTATTGAGGATCAGCTCGTGACGCCCCCGCTGCCAGGAAACGGCCCCCCTCAAGCCGTCGATGGAGGTATTGAAGATGACCTGGGCGCCTACAACATATTTGTTGTCCATGTCTAGGTCGGTGACGGTTCCTAAATTCTTGCGGGAAGCAATGTTCTGGGCGCTCATCCTGGTGACGCGTGCGATGGTGGAATCGTCGGGGAAATCGAACCAGCCCCGGAAGAACTGGTAGTCGAAGTCGCCGAGGATGCCGGCGGGGACGTTGCCGTAGACCCCGCCACCGATGCAGGCTATGAGCATGTCCCGCCTGGTTTCGTCGTAGATGCTCTGGGGTAGAAATACCATGGGACGGAGAAAATCCGAGTCACGC
The nucleotide sequence above comes from Geobacter benzoatilyticus. Encoded proteins:
- a CDS encoding ABC transporter substrate-binding protein, which gives rise to MKHCLHITLVLLLLAAAVPAAERAAGYVLVVNRNNPVNSITEQEANLIFLGKKTVWPGGHSVTIVLQEGKRIHAAFVRELLGRSPLQYATYWKKALFTGTAIPPRSLRGDSEVKSFVASNRDAVGYISPDALDTSVRALEVRK